The following coding sequences lie in one Alloacidobacterium dinghuense genomic window:
- a CDS encoding bifunctional transcriptional activator/DNA repair enzyme AdaA: MSASMVMTEPTPHLFPLPPQEVMERAYLGSDASFDGVFYTAVKTTGIFCLPSCKARKPFKENVEFFATVKEAIFAGYRPCLRCKPLELHTTPDWIKRVLRAIDTEPGRKFSDQDLRLLGSDSVRVRRYFVKHFGLTFQAYCRGRRLSLALENIRKGSSIDDAVFEAGFNSHSGFRDSFTNTFGHPPGKIDAIDPIQLAWFETPMGPMIAGAVQAGLCLLEFTDRRMLETELKMLRKHFQTVTVPGESPHHVSLRKELEAYFARTLRTFQTKITRFGTPFEERVWEQLDQIPYGTTISYEELAQRLGNPGAVRAVGRANGMNKLGIIVPCHRVIRKSGDLAGYGGGIWRKRLLIDLERGGS; this comes from the coding sequence ATGTCGGCTTCTATGGTCATGACTGAACCAACTCCGCACCTTTTCCCGCTGCCTCCGCAAGAAGTGATGGAGCGAGCTTATCTCGGAAGCGACGCGAGTTTCGATGGCGTCTTCTACACCGCCGTCAAAACGACGGGAATCTTCTGTCTGCCGTCCTGCAAGGCGAGAAAACCGTTCAAAGAGAACGTCGAATTCTTTGCCACTGTAAAAGAAGCCATCTTCGCCGGCTATCGCCCCTGCCTGCGTTGCAAACCGCTCGAACTGCACACAACGCCCGATTGGATCAAGCGTGTCCTCCGCGCTATCGACACCGAACCGGGGCGCAAATTCAGCGACCAGGATCTGCGCCTTCTCGGCAGCGACTCAGTCCGTGTCCGCCGCTATTTTGTAAAGCACTTCGGTCTCACCTTCCAGGCCTATTGCCGGGGACGCCGCCTCAGCCTCGCGCTCGAAAACATCCGCAAAGGCAGTTCCATCGACGACGCCGTCTTCGAAGCCGGATTCAACTCGCACAGCGGCTTCCGCGACAGCTTCACCAACACCTTCGGCCACCCTCCCGGCAAAATCGATGCCATCGATCCCATCCAACTGGCGTGGTTCGAAACACCCATGGGACCCATGATCGCCGGAGCGGTCCAGGCTGGCCTCTGCCTGCTTGAATTCACTGACCGTCGCATGCTCGAAACTGAGCTCAAGATGCTGCGCAAACACTTCCAGACGGTCACCGTGCCCGGCGAAAGCCCGCATCACGTCTCGCTCAGAAAAGAGCTCGAAGCATACTTCGCCAGGACACTCCGCACCTTCCAGACGAAGATCACACGCTTCGGCACGCCCTTTGAAGAGCGGGTCTGGGAGCAGCTCGATCAGATCCCCTACGGAACCACCATCTCGTACGAAGAACTAGCCCAGCGCCTCGGCAACCCTGGAGCCGTCCGCGCAGTAGGCCGAGCCAATGGCATGAACAAGCTGGGAATTATCGTCCCGTGCCACCGGGTCATCCGCAAAAGTGGCGACCTCGCCGGCTACGGGGGCGGCATCTGGAGAAAGCGCTTGCTGATCGATCTCGAACGCGGCGGTAGTTAA
- a CDS encoding molybdopterin-containing oxidoreductase family protein, translating into MAARTVHTVCSHDCPDSCGVLVTIDETGRATRVQGDPNHPVTQGFLCGKVAKYLDRVYSPDRLLYPMRRRVGVAKGPLSQGKEADAFERISWDEALDTIAARLKKISDEHGPESILPYSYAGTIGVLGYGSMDRRFFHRLGASQLDRTICSTAGGDALLSVYGRKLGTDTEHFRRARYIIAWGANVHGNNIHLWPMIEEARRNGAKLVVIDPYKTRTARVADWHIAINPGTDVALALGMMHIILRDGLEDAGYVAENTHGFAQIKERAAEYTPERVSQWTGIPIADIGRLAREYATTTPAVIRMNYGIQRGENGGQASRAVAMLPALVGAWKHLGGGLQLSTSGAFSWDKVTIERPDLMFASPIKRHSRIVNMTELGHALTRLDNPPVKALFVYNSNPAAIAPDQSKVLEGMARLDLFTVVHEQFFTDTADYADILLPATTFLEHKDVQGAYGHYYVQISNPAIEPLGEARSNVWLFSQLAQRMSFVEPCFRDTAEDLIAQALRTAQPEKQDAWMAGMTEETLNAAGGHQRLQFASERDGEPFRPFANGPFKTPSGKIEFFSEALAAQGVDPIPSFVPPTESRHTKNTAYPLEFLPRKADHYMNSTFANLHGHQMMEAAHSNRLEMRSSDAAARGICEGDTVEIFNDRGSLRMKAHVNGHLPEGVVASRLNWNKLSPGGNNVNLLTSQRLTDFGGGPTFYSTLVEVRKVTA; encoded by the coding sequence ATGGCCGCAAGGACAGTCCACACCGTCTGCTCGCATGATTGCCCCGACTCCTGCGGAGTACTCGTCACCATCGACGAGACGGGACGGGCAACGCGCGTGCAGGGTGACCCGAACCATCCGGTCACTCAGGGGTTTCTCTGCGGCAAAGTAGCCAAATATCTCGACCGCGTTTACTCACCTGATCGCCTGCTCTATCCTATGCGCCGCCGCGTCGGAGTCGCAAAAGGCCCGCTGTCTCAGGGCAAAGAAGCAGATGCCTTCGAACGCATCTCCTGGGACGAGGCCCTCGACACCATCGCTGCACGTCTCAAAAAGATCAGCGACGAACATGGGCCCGAATCGATCCTGCCCTATTCTTATGCCGGAACCATCGGCGTTCTCGGGTACGGCTCCATGGACCGCCGCTTCTTTCACCGTCTCGGAGCATCGCAGCTCGACCGGACAATCTGCTCGACTGCTGGTGGCGATGCGCTTCTCTCCGTTTATGGCCGCAAGCTGGGCACGGACACCGAGCACTTCCGCCGCGCACGCTACATCATCGCCTGGGGAGCGAACGTCCACGGCAACAACATTCATCTCTGGCCAATGATTGAAGAGGCTCGCCGCAATGGGGCGAAGCTCGTCGTCATCGATCCCTATAAAACCCGAACTGCCCGCGTCGCCGACTGGCACATCGCCATCAATCCCGGAACCGACGTGGCGCTTGCCCTCGGCATGATGCACATCATCCTGCGTGACGGCCTCGAAGACGCAGGTTACGTCGCGGAAAATACGCACGGCTTTGCTCAGATCAAAGAGCGCGCCGCCGAATATACTCCGGAGCGCGTTTCGCAGTGGACCGGCATTCCCATAGCCGACATCGGACGTCTCGCGCGCGAATACGCAACCACGACACCAGCAGTCATCCGCATGAATTACGGCATCCAGCGCGGCGAGAACGGCGGCCAGGCTTCCCGCGCGGTCGCCATGCTGCCTGCACTTGTCGGTGCCTGGAAGCACCTCGGTGGCGGCTTGCAGCTCTCAACCAGTGGCGCCTTCTCATGGGACAAGGTCACCATCGAGCGCCCTGATCTGATGTTCGCAAGCCCGATTAAGCGCCACTCTCGTATTGTCAATATGACCGAGCTGGGACATGCCCTAACCAGGCTCGATAATCCGCCGGTAAAGGCGCTTTTCGTCTACAACTCGAACCCCGCCGCCATCGCACCGGATCAGTCAAAGGTCCTCGAAGGCATGGCGCGCCTCGACCTCTTCACCGTCGTCCACGAGCAGTTCTTCACCGACACGGCCGACTACGCCGACATCTTGCTCCCCGCTACCACGTTCCTCGAACACAAGGATGTGCAGGGAGCCTACGGCCATTACTATGTCCAGATTTCGAATCCGGCCATCGAACCGTTAGGCGAAGCCCGCTCTAATGTTTGGCTCTTCTCGCAGCTGGCCCAGCGCATGAGCTTTGTTGAGCCATGCTTCCGCGACACCGCTGAAGACCTCATTGCGCAGGCGCTACGCACAGCCCAGCCTGAGAAGCAGGATGCGTGGATGGCCGGCATGACTGAAGAAACGCTAAACGCCGCTGGAGGCCATCAGCGCCTGCAATTTGCATCAGAGAGAGATGGCGAGCCGTTCCGTCCCTTCGCCAATGGGCCCTTTAAAACACCCAGCGGCAAGATCGAATTCTTCTCTGAGGCCTTGGCCGCTCAGGGTGTCGATCCGATTCCCTCATTTGTACCTCCGACAGAGTCGCGTCACACAAAGAACACCGCCTACCCCCTCGAGTTCCTCCCACGCAAGGCCGACCACTATATGAACTCGACTTTTGCCAACCTTCACGGACACCAAATGATGGAAGCTGCCCACTCAAACCGCCTTGAAATGCGTTCCAGCGATGCAGCAGCGCGCGGTATCTGTGAAGGCGACACCGTTGAAATCTTCAATGACCGGGGATCACTTCGGATGAAAGCCCATGTTAACGGCCATCTTCCCGAGGGAGTAGTGGCGAGCCGTCTCAACTGGAACAAGCTCTCACCCGGCGGAAACAACGTAAACCTTCTCACCTCGCAACGACTAACGGACTTTGGCGGCGGACCCACCTTCTACTCTACTCTCGTCGAAGTGCGAAAAGTCACCGCCTGA
- a CDS encoding CPXCG motif-containing cysteine-rich protein, with translation MPFAAGFQCAGCGEWNEIVVDESAGGKQSYVEDCQVCCKPNLLRIVWNGEGFDVHAELES, from the coding sequence ATGCCGTTCGCTGCGGGTTTCCAATGCGCTGGCTGTGGAGAGTGGAATGAAATTGTTGTTGACGAGTCAGCCGGCGGAAAGCAGTCCTATGTCGAGGATTGTCAGGTTTGTTGCAAACCAAACCTTCTCAGAATCGTCTGGAATGGTGAAGGTTTCGATGTCCATGCAGAACTGGAAAGCTAG
- a CDS encoding YybH family protein: MRRMKRFVPWLLLAVLWVVPIRAVFAQDAESAIKQVLMDQVSAWNRADIAAFMQGYKDSPDTTFIGKTMRQGWQQVMERYKASYSTKDAMGSLEFSDLKIRMLGTNYAVATGNYHLTRTAAGGGDASGIFSLVWEKSAEGWKIILDHTSS; this comes from the coding sequence ATGAGACGAATGAAGCGTTTTGTGCCTTGGTTATTGCTCGCCGTGCTTTGGGTTGTTCCTATCCGAGCAGTTTTTGCGCAGGACGCCGAGAGCGCGATTAAGCAAGTACTGATGGATCAGGTTTCGGCGTGGAACCGCGCCGATATTGCGGCTTTCATGCAGGGATACAAGGATTCGCCGGATACGACGTTTATCGGCAAGACAATGCGACAGGGCTGGCAGCAGGTGATGGAGCGCTATAAGGCCAGCTATTCGACGAAGGATGCGATGGGGAGTTTGGAGTTTTCCGACCTGAAGATTCGGATGCTTGGGACGAACTATGCAGTCGCCACGGGGAATTATCATCTGACGCGTACTGCGGCAGGTGGTGGGGATGCTTCGGGGATCTTTTCGCTGGTGTGGGAGAAGTCGGCGGAGGGATGGAAGATTATTTTGGATCATACGAGCTCATAG